The genomic window CGGAATCGGGGCCTGTCACCGTTTCCATTTACGATCTTGCGGGAAGACTGAGAGCGTTGCCCGTTGATGGAGAAATGGATCCGGGCACTCATGAGGTCGAAGTCTCAGGGTTGCCGTCAGGTTCCTACTACGTAAGACTGACAGCAGGTAACGATATCGTGCGGAGGGTGTTTACTCTGATTCACCCATAGGTGATTGATAGTTAAACTCTTGATGCCCTTGAAAGAAGGAATAGACCCAGGGCTATGAAGACGATGTCCGCTATGCTTGCGGCTATAAGGGGAGGTAGAGCTCCCTTGTGACCCAGGGTCTGTCCGAATCTTAGAAGTGAGAAGAAAAGAAAAGCCAGAAGTATCGCCAATCCTATGCTCGATGCCTTGCCGCTCCTTGGATTTCTAA from Candidatus Aegiribacteria sp. includes these protein-coding regions:
- a CDS encoding T9SS type A sorting domain-containing protein, which produces ESGPVTVSIYDLAGRLRALPVDGEMDPGTHEVEVSGLPSGSYYVRLTAGNDIVRRVFTLIHP